Proteins encoded together in one Vitis vinifera cultivar Pinot Noir 40024 chromosome 4, ASM3070453v1 window:
- the LOC100853063 gene encoding pentatricopeptide repeat-containing protein At1g63330, translating into MPLSLLTSHHFHRFRKTLCFSMVNFSYLCALPTLDSIEETNTHDPNHLQLQHTMQNDAAPGNLRKSLCALNSIRYPSVNDYNALLYHYLKSSSRHLIVLDELVQVYFGMKRLGPYPNASTFNILLDGMTSTGNLRAAFFFAEEMWRSGFLPSFTSLLKILKKWLGLGSLVDSMSVFEFMLRLEYFPTEPTLNLLISMLSKAGMAREAHFVFRVLLGKGCLKCAHSYNPILWALCKCGQSYTALALLYSLKKMGAVHNAASYTALVYGFSKEGLWEEAFCMLDEMKIDGCKPNVITYTVIVKFLCDEGRIGDALDILGKMGKEGCDPDIVTYNVILRELFHQDRYVEIGELLQVIDQKEISPDSFTYAALTGGLLKRDQVRVANKLLLYVISAGCTVDVAVYNIYFHCLCRENKSGEALSLLQSMVEKGLVPTNVSYNTILNGFCRENHIDEALQLFDHFEWANNSPDVVSFNTILSAACKQGNSSMIRRVLYRMEYEGVKLNVVSSTCLIQYFCAIGKISECLELLESMIRNGLNPTVVTFNMLLDKLCKNGLLGTAHRIFREFRNTGYFPNTTSYNILIHASIREGNDSLVEQLLRDMYSWRLKPDAVTYGSFIKGLCKEGKISVAIQLRDQMLESGLTPTITIYNTILAAMFQRGKFWDIVSLLKDMTMDGCEPNAVSIEILKQAMSKCWMKRFPEVSKQLEFVICGNCEKETQTEGITS; encoded by the coding sequence ATGCCTCTCTCTCTACTCACCTCCCACCATTTCCACAGATTCCGCAAAACTCTCTGCTTCTCCATGGTCAATTTTTCATATCTCTGCGCTCTCCCAACCCTAGATTCCATTGAAGAGACCAATACCCACGACCCCAATCACCTCCAATTGCAGCACACTATGCAGAATGACGCCGCCCCGGGTAATCTCAGAAAATCTCTCTGCGCATTGAATTCTATAAGGTACCCATCTGTCAATGATTATAATGCTTTGTTGTATCATTATTTGAAGTCATCGTCGAGGCATTTGATTGTGTTGGATGAGTTGGTTCAAGTGTACTTTGGTATGAAGAGGCTTGGGCCATATCCAAATGCTTCCACATTCAATATACTTTTGGATGGAATGACGTCTACTGGGAATTTGCGTGCTGCCTTCTTTTTTGCTGAGGAAATGTGGAGAAGTGGGTTTCTGCCGTCGTTTACttctttattgaaaattttgaagaaatggTTGGGATTGGGGAGTTTGGTTGATTCTATGAGTGTGTTTGAGTTTATGCTGAGATTGGAGTATTTTCCTACTGAACCTACTTTGAATTTGTTGATTTCTATGCTTAGTAAAGCTGGGATGGCTAGGGAGGCCCATTTTGTGTTCCGGGTTCTTCTAGGAAAGGGTTGTTTAAAGTGTGCTCACAGTTATAATCCTATATTGTGGGCTTTGTGCAAGTGTGGCCAGAGTTATACTGCTCTGGCATTGTTGTATTCATTGAAGAAGATGGGTGCTGTTCATAATGCGGCATCATATAcggctttggtttatgggtttAGTAAGGAAGGGTTGTGGGAAGAAGCCTTTTGTATGTTagatgaaatgaaaattgatgGGTGTAAGCCTAATGTAATAACATATACTGTAATTGTGAAATTTCTCTGTGATGAGGGGAGGATTGGGGATGCATTAGACATCTTGGGTAAGATGGGCAAGGAAGGTTGTGATCCTGACATTGTCACATACAATGTAATTCTTCGTGAACTTTTCCATCAGGATAGATATGTTGAAATTGGTGAGCTCCTTCAGGTTATTGATCAAAAGGAGATATCACCTGACTCTTTCACCTATGCGGCTTTAACTGGAGGGCTGTTAAAAAGAGACCAAGTAAGAGTTGCTAATAAATTATTGCTTTATGTTATTTCAGCAGGCTGTACTGTAGACGTTGCCGTTTACAATATATACTTCCATTGTTTATGTCGTGAAAATAAATCAGGAGAAGCATTGTCTCTGTTGCAGAGTATGGTGGAAAAAGGTCTCGTGCCAACCAATGTATCATATAATACTATTTTGAATGGTTTCTGTAGGGAAAACCATATTGATGAAGCTTTGCAGCTCTTTGACCACTTTGAGTGGGCCAATAATAGTCCTGATGTGGTTTCCTTCAATACAATTTTGTCTGCTGCATGCAAACAAGGTAACTCTTCAATGATTCGAAGAGTCTTGTACCGAATGGAGTATGAAGGTGTTAAGCTTAATGTTGTTAGTTCAACTtgtttgattcaatatttttgcgCCATTGGAAAGATTTCAGAATGTTTGGAGCTTTTGGAATCCATGATACGTAATGGCCTTAATCCCACTGTAGTGACTTTTAATATGCTTTTGGACAAACTTTGCAAGAATGGGTTACTTGGAACAGCACACAGAATATTTAGAGAGTTTAGAAACACTGGATATTTCCCCAATACAACTTCATATAATATTCTTATACATGCTTCAATAAGAGAGGGCAATGATTCACTGGTGGAGCAGTTGTTAAGGGATATGTATAGCTGGAGATTGAAACCAGATGCTGTTACCTATGGTTCCTTCATTAAAGGTCTTTGTAAGGAGGGGAAGATATCAGTTGCCATCCAGCTGAGGGACCAGATGCTAGAGAGTGGACTCACTCCAACTATTACTATTTACAATACCATATTAGCAGCAATGTTTCAAAGAGGCAAGTTTTGGGATATTGTCTCATTACTGAAAGATATGACCATGGATGGATGTGAACCTAATGCTGTTTCTATTGAGATTTTGAAACAAGCAATGTCAAAATGTTGGATGAAGAGATTCCCTGAGGTATCAAAACAGCTAGAATTTGTGATATGTGGAAATTGTGAAAAAGAGACTCAAACTGAAGGAATAACAAGTTAA